From the Streptomyces syringium genome, one window contains:
- a CDS encoding anthrone oxygenase family protein, giving the protein MGTLQAVALMAATLTVGLVAGLFFAFACAVMPGLRRSDDRAFVEVMQRINVAILNGWFLFCFLGAPVLTGLATALHFRADGRAALPWTIAALVLYAVVLIVTAAVNVPLNNRLEAAGTPAGGADAAAVRERFEAVWVRWNLVRAVASTAAFGALAWALVLHGRAA; this is encoded by the coding sequence ATGGGAACACTTCAAGCCGTCGCCCTGATGGCCGCCACGCTCACCGTCGGCCTCGTGGCCGGGCTGTTCTTCGCCTTCGCCTGCGCCGTCATGCCGGGGCTGCGCCGGTCCGACGACAGGGCCTTCGTCGAGGTGATGCAGCGGATCAACGTCGCCATCCTCAACGGGTGGTTCCTCTTCTGCTTCCTCGGCGCGCCGGTCCTCACCGGCCTGGCCACGGCGCTGCACTTCCGCGCCGATGGACGGGCGGCGCTGCCGTGGACCATCGCCGCACTCGTCCTCTACGCGGTCGTCCTGATCGTCACCGCGGCGGTCAACGTGCCGCTCAACAACCGGCTGGAGGCGGCCGGAACGCCGGCGGGCGGCGCCGACGCGGCGGCCGTCCGCGAGCGCTTCGAGGCCGTGTGGGTCCGCTGGAACCTCGTGCGCGCGGTGGCCTCCACGGCGGCGTTCGGCGCTCTCGCCTGGGCCCTGGTGCTGCACGGCCGGGCGGCCTGA
- a CDS encoding thioredoxin family protein, whose translation MSTRVVRFPEQGLPGTVVYYTEPSAPEADGEGGPVEVAPRGAVEVPAEAQLVYAADADGHGLAELAQLPPDTFVVVDLGGATDETLRSVGKLSGVRTLVVAGDFTDEGVRALGGLSSLGDLVLDSPRFTGAGLAALAGSETLASLDSLVLCGGGAFEPASLRQLAGRHNLGTLTIENTPVDDALADAVLTLAPPLTDLSVAERPGHELDLAVLERLLSTGLAVNGISAPPQNAAVFARAAADAAVLDEDMDEELEAVAEERGGVLRDIVREADLDELLAGPVPVLVDLTAPWCGPCGLLTPVLEDIVDACGDALTGVKIDVDEAEWAQERFDALSVPTVVLMRDGSEVFRFSGAWPPRRITEWLAAAGIHVPA comes from the coding sequence ATGAGCACTCGCGTCGTCCGTTTTCCCGAGCAGGGTCTGCCCGGCACCGTCGTCTACTACACCGAACCCTCCGCGCCCGAGGCCGACGGCGAGGGCGGCCCGGTCGAGGTCGCGCCCCGGGGCGCGGTCGAGGTCCCGGCCGAGGCCCAGCTCGTCTACGCGGCCGACGCCGACGGGCACGGCCTGGCCGAACTCGCCCAGCTGCCGCCCGACACCTTCGTCGTGGTGGACCTGGGCGGCGCGACGGACGAGACGCTCCGGTCGGTCGGGAAGCTGAGCGGGGTACGGACCCTCGTCGTGGCGGGCGACTTTACCGACGAGGGCGTGCGGGCGCTCGGCGGGCTGTCCTCGCTGGGCGACCTGGTCCTGGACTCCCCCCGGTTCACCGGCGCGGGGCTGGCCGCGCTGGCCGGGTCCGAGACCCTTGCCTCCTTGGACTCCCTGGTGCTGTGCGGCGGCGGTGCCTTCGAGCCCGCTTCGCTCCGGCAGCTGGCGGGCCGGCACAACCTGGGCACCCTCACCATCGAGAACACCCCGGTCGACGACGCACTGGCCGACGCGGTGCTCACGCTCGCTCCCCCGCTGACCGACCTGTCCGTGGCCGAGCGCCCCGGCCACGAACTGGACCTCGCGGTGCTGGAGCGCCTGCTGTCCACCGGCCTTGCGGTCAACGGCATCTCCGCGCCCCCGCAGAACGCCGCCGTCTTCGCCCGGGCCGCCGCCGACGCCGCGGTCCTGGACGAGGACATGGACGAGGAGCTGGAGGCCGTCGCCGAGGAGCGCGGCGGGGTGCTCCGCGACATCGTCCGGGAGGCGGACCTGGACGAGCTGCTGGCGGGGCCCGTGCCGGTACTGGTCGATCTGACCGCGCCGTGGTGCGGTCCCTGCGGGCTGCTCACGCCGGTGCTCGAGGACATCGTCGACGCGTGCGGGGACGCCCTGACCGGTGTGAAGATCGATGTCGACGAGGCGGAGTGGGCGCAGGAACGGTTCGACGCCCTGAGCGTGCCCACCGTCGTCCTGATGCGGGACGGCTCGGAGGTCTTCCGTTTCAGCGGCGCCTGGCCGCCGCGGCGGATCACCGAGTGGCTCGCCGCCGCGGGGATCCACGTCCCCGCGTAG